The proteins below come from a single Acidimicrobiales bacterium genomic window:
- a CDS encoding helix-turn-helix domain-containing protein: MTGAVVDQLREIGMSGYEAKAYLALLAAGRPLNGYEVAKFSGVPRSTVYQTLAKLVERSAAFEVKLVDSPGTCYVALSAESLLARVRREFDRNLAELGRSLPAIAPTSEASLVHHIEGRERALERAIDLVDGAQEQLFVSLWPEEAPALLPSLRRAERRGVDTTILAFGELPEPVGHTYVHQFSAPEVVIARVGVRLLVVASDCRSVLIGGAIPESMWAVWSDDPAVVLVAVEYVRHDIAMQVLVDRIGHGEVDAIWRTDPNLVRLQTGLAAPGLDQRRSRVS, encoded by the coding sequence GTGACGGGCGCCGTCGTCGACCAGCTGCGCGAGATCGGCATGTCCGGCTACGAGGCGAAGGCCTACCTCGCCCTGCTCGCCGCGGGACGGCCGCTCAACGGCTACGAGGTGGCGAAGTTCTCGGGCGTGCCGCGCTCCACCGTCTACCAGACGCTCGCCAAGCTGGTCGAGCGCTCCGCCGCCTTCGAGGTCAAGCTCGTCGACAGCCCCGGGACCTGCTACGTCGCCCTCTCGGCCGAGTCGCTGCTCGCCCGGGTGCGGCGTGAGTTCGACCGCAACCTCGCCGAGCTCGGCCGCAGCCTCCCGGCCATCGCGCCCACCTCGGAGGCGAGCCTCGTCCACCACATCGAGGGCCGCGAGCGGGCGCTCGAGCGCGCCATCGACCTCGTGGACGGCGCCCAGGAGCAGCTCTTCGTCTCGCTGTGGCCCGAGGAGGCACCCGCCCTCCTGCCGTCGCTGCGGCGCGCCGAGCGCCGCGGCGTCGACACGACGATCCTCGCCTTCGGGGAGCTGCCCGAGCCCGTCGGCCACACCTACGTCCACCAGTTCTCCGCCCCCGAGGTCGTGATCGCGCGCGTCGGCGTGCGCCTCCTCGTCGTCGCGAGCGACTGCCGCAGCGTGCTCATCGGCGGCGCGATCCCCGAGAGCATGTGGGCGGTCTGGTCCGACGACCCGGCCGTCGTGCTCGTCGCCGTGGAGTACGTGCGCCACGACATCGCGATGCAGGTCCTCGTCGACCGGATCGGGCACGGCGAGGTGGACGCCATCTGGCGCACCGACCCGAACCTCGTCCGCCTGCAGACCGGCCTCGCCGCCCCCGGCCTCGACCAGCGGCGCAGCCGCGTCTCGTGA